One part of the Prosthecobacter vanneervenii genome encodes these proteins:
- a CDS encoding peptidylprolyl isomerase — protein sequence MKCVLHLLPLLMLTAATAADEGLLVRAGGAEITVEDVRASLETLDARQLTAVREDKTLLEQVVRSFIAQRLVLQQALERKWNEEPEVIARLKRAHDTALTQSFLESVAQPPAHYPDEEDLKAAYAKSQAALLVPRTYRLAQLFVPLEKDATPQAQQQAEEKIHAAAARMPADPKLVEIGWLSESQIQPEIRGRMPVLKPGAVSPPIRLDDGWHILKVLEMREAHTPTLDQVRSRLRAALRSERLRENTEAYLARLLKENPIVLDQTALARVLPGAAH from the coding sequence ATGAAATGCGTGCTCCATCTGCTGCCGCTGCTGATGCTCACGGCCGCCACGGCGGCTGATGAGGGGCTGCTGGTGCGCGCGGGCGGGGCGGAGATCACGGTGGAGGATGTGCGCGCCTCGCTGGAGACGCTGGATGCGCGCCAGCTCACGGCCGTGCGCGAGGACAAGACGCTGCTGGAGCAGGTGGTGCGCTCCTTCATCGCCCAGCGTCTGGTGCTGCAGCAGGCGCTGGAGCGCAAATGGAACGAGGAGCCCGAGGTAATTGCGCGGCTGAAGCGTGCGCATGACACCGCGCTGACGCAGAGTTTTCTGGAATCCGTGGCCCAGCCTCCGGCGCACTACCCGGATGAAGAAGATCTGAAGGCCGCCTATGCCAAAAGCCAGGCCGCGCTGCTGGTGCCGCGCACCTACCGGCTGGCGCAGCTTTTTGTACCGCTGGAAAAGGATGCAACACCACAAGCGCAGCAGCAGGCGGAGGAAAAAATCCACGCAGCCGCAGCCCGCATGCCCGCCGACCCAAAGCTCGTGGAAATCGGCTGGCTGTCCGAAAGCCAGATCCAGCCCGAGATCCGTGGCAGGATGCCGGTGCTGAAACCCGGAGCTGTCTCCCCGCCCATCCGGCTGGATGACGGCTGGCACATTCTGAAAGTGCTGGAGATGCGCGAAGCCCACACCCCCACACTGGACCAGGTGCGGTCGCGGCTGCGTGCCGCGCTACGCAGCGAGCGCCTGCGTGAAAACACCGAGGCCTATCTCGCTCGGCTGCTGAAAGAGAACCCCATCGTGCTCGACCAGACGGCGCTCGCACGGGTGCTGCCTGGGGCGGCGCACTGA
- a CDS encoding phage major capsid protein, with the protein MKPTHLIFALMFLNSGAPLLAEDASPTEQRLRESLKSIAVRLRAAETDRVNLQAAQAQSEVTIKQQAEEIEALKKKLSASAKQAAADQAAARKSIDALTAKLEVRENENAQYQKALEKWKDGFNKAAAVARAKEAERAQAAGSVIELQQKLADRERKNLELYEIGSEILERYKNFGLGKALLAREPFTGTTTVKLKELVQDYADKLQDNKHSPFHDETGKPAPDAKPAAKPAAAPTTAATRP; encoded by the coding sequence ATGAAACCCACCCATCTCATCTTCGCCCTCATGTTCCTCAACAGTGGCGCGCCGCTGCTTGCGGAGGACGCCAGCCCCACGGAGCAGCGGCTGCGCGAATCCTTGAAAAGCATCGCCGTGCGTCTGCGGGCCGCAGAGACGGATCGTGTGAATCTTCAAGCGGCGCAGGCGCAGAGCGAAGTCACGATCAAGCAGCAGGCCGAGGAGATCGAGGCGCTGAAGAAGAAGCTGAGCGCCTCGGCCAAGCAGGCCGCCGCAGACCAGGCTGCCGCGCGCAAGTCCATCGACGCGCTTACCGCCAAGCTGGAGGTGCGCGAGAATGAAAACGCGCAGTACCAGAAGGCGCTGGAAAAATGGAAGGATGGCTTCAACAAAGCCGCCGCCGTGGCCAGGGCCAAGGAGGCGGAGCGCGCCCAAGCCGCCGGGAGCGTGATCGAGCTGCAGCAGAAGCTGGCCGACCGCGAACGCAAAAACCTGGAGCTCTACGAGATCGGCAGCGAGATCCTGGAGCGCTACAAAAATTTCGGTCTCGGCAAGGCGCTGCTGGCGCGCGAGCCTTTCACCGGCACCACCACGGTCAAGCTCAAGGAGCTGGTGCAGGACTACGCCGACAAGCTGCAGGACAACAAACACAGCCCCTTTCATGATGAAACCGGCAAACCTGCGCCGGATGCAAAGCCTGCCGCCAAGCCTGCGGCGGCACCCACCACTGCCGCCACCAGGCCATGA
- a CDS encoding putative porin, producing the protein MLNTRIYHLVLPGLLSLTTASAWSQTASGKNAPASPAPTAAAQADAALPLPAKITVAEASAAAAGPSLKDLPPSQLFDSNGLPVPTAAPTPPPPVEEEDDEPSMAESLAVNLVKRMVERGMMSPEDAKDLFRVAEADVAAAKAKRRERKAAAQEIALATGTPLPGAPGGAGAGTDATGEKIRVSYVPEFVKKELRDQIKDELVLEAKKGGILAPTLLPEWVSAWKPFVDFRMRYEYDSFPSGNDVSGAFPNFNVINSGQPYDTSSKQFAPQLNSNQNRERIRMRLRLGTEVDLGENFTLGVRVGTGDSNSPVSGNQTLGSTNTAPGGNFSQQGGQFAKYAIWLDRAFLRWDPVDSFAFTIGRFDNPFFSTNAIWSDDIGFDGIVIKSRYKVNEGVEPFLTLGTFPIFNTDYNVASNQPAKFASHDKWLHASQVGVDWKINKDWHAKIASAYYYFQNVQGQLSNPYAPQNAEDAGNTDSTRPTFAQKGNSYRALRKIISNASNGFGTINQFQYYGLASSFRVGTVTARIDYDGFEPFQISLLAEYLQNFAFNKSAAGAVAVNNLDANGFAGGNKAWDLNLRFGTAGMQKRGDWMTYIGYTHRESDSVVDGFNDQNFGGGGTNLEGYTVGAAMALSHRVNAAVRFMSASQIAGPQFKSDIFMFDINAKF; encoded by the coding sequence ATGCTGAACACACGCATTTATCACCTGGTGCTTCCCGGCCTGCTGTCACTGACCACTGCCTCGGCGTGGTCTCAAACAGCGAGCGGAAAGAATGCGCCCGCCTCCCCTGCCCCGACCGCCGCAGCCCAGGCAGATGCCGCGCTGCCCCTGCCGGCCAAGATCACGGTCGCAGAAGCCAGCGCTGCCGCAGCAGGCCCCAGCCTCAAGGACCTGCCGCCAAGCCAGCTTTTTGACAGCAACGGGCTGCCGGTGCCCACGGCTGCCCCCACCCCGCCCCCGCCGGTGGAGGAAGAGGATGATGAGCCCAGCATGGCGGAGAGCCTGGCCGTCAACCTCGTCAAACGCATGGTAGAGCGTGGTATGATGAGCCCGGAGGATGCCAAAGATCTCTTCCGCGTGGCCGAGGCGGATGTGGCCGCCGCCAAGGCGAAACGCCGCGAGCGCAAGGCGGCGGCGCAGGAGATCGCGCTCGCCACGGGTACACCCTTGCCAGGAGCCCCAGGCGGCGCGGGAGCCGGAACGGATGCCACCGGTGAAAAAATCCGTGTCAGCTACGTGCCGGAATTTGTGAAGAAGGAGCTGCGCGACCAGATCAAAGACGAGCTGGTGCTGGAGGCCAAAAAGGGCGGCATCCTTGCCCCCACCCTGCTGCCGGAGTGGGTCAGCGCGTGGAAGCCGTTTGTGGATTTCCGCATGCGGTATGAGTACGACAGCTTTCCCTCCGGCAATGATGTCAGCGGCGCTTTCCCGAACTTCAACGTCATCAACAGCGGGCAGCCCTACGACACGAGCAGCAAGCAGTTTGCCCCGCAGCTCAACAGCAACCAGAACCGCGAGCGCATCCGCATGCGTCTGCGCCTGGGCACGGAAGTGGACCTCGGAGAAAACTTCACCCTGGGTGTGCGCGTGGGCACCGGAGACAGCAACTCTCCCGTCTCCGGCAACCAGACGCTCGGCAGCACCAACACCGCCCCTGGTGGAAACTTCAGCCAGCAGGGCGGCCAGTTTGCCAAATACGCCATCTGGCTGGACCGCGCCTTCCTGCGATGGGATCCAGTCGATTCGTTTGCCTTCACCATCGGCCGCTTTGACAATCCGTTCTTCTCCACCAATGCCATCTGGTCAGATGACATCGGCTTTGACGGCATCGTGATCAAAAGCCGCTACAAGGTGAATGAAGGCGTGGAGCCCTTCCTCACGCTGGGCACTTTCCCGATCTTCAACACGGACTACAACGTGGCCTCCAACCAGCCGGCCAAGTTTGCCAGCCACGACAAATGGCTGCACGCCAGCCAGGTGGGCGTGGACTGGAAGATCAACAAGGACTGGCATGCCAAGATCGCCAGCGCGTACTACTACTTCCAAAACGTGCAGGGGCAGCTCTCCAACCCCTATGCGCCGCAGAATGCAGAAGATGCTGGAAACACCGACAGCACACGCCCGACCTTTGCGCAGAAGGGAAACAGCTACCGCGCCCTGCGCAAGATCATCTCGAATGCCAGCAACGGCTTCGGCACCATCAATCAGTTCCAGTACTACGGCCTCGCCTCGTCATTCCGCGTGGGCACGGTGACGGCGCGCATCGACTACGACGGGTTTGAGCCTTTCCAGATCTCGCTGCTGGCGGAGTATCTGCAGAACTTTGCCTTCAACAAATCCGCCGCCGGCGCGGTGGCGGTGAACAACCTGGATGCCAACGGATTTGCCGGAGGCAACAAAGCCTGGGACCTCAACCTGCGCTTTGGCACCGCCGGCATGCAGAAGCGTGGCGACTGGATGACCTACATCGGCTACACGCACCGTGAATCCGACTCCGTGGTGGACGGCTTCAACGACCAAAATTTCGGCGGCGGCGGCACCAATCTGGAAGGCTACACCGTCGGCGCGGCCATGGCGCTCTCCCACCGGGTGAATGCCGCCGTGCGCTTCATGAGCGCCAGCCAGATCGCCGGGCCGCAGTTCAAGTCCGACATCTTTATGTTCGACATCAACGCCAAGTTCTGA
- a CDS encoding TonB C-terminal domain-containing protein, with protein MPSPHIENEEDEEPGFFKRNFVLIIIGGLVLSVGGYFLANRTPSKAAPKRKLEVISISLPPPPPPPPPPPPPEKKEEPPPEEKVEEMIAQEEVKPDEQKPDDKPADKPADEPLGTAIGGGDGSGLGLGGGGGGGMIGGTGGGGKGGSKWGWYAGQVQNRIADALRSHPLTRNAGFSNVVRIWSDSSGRITRVRLRSSTGSKSVDAAIENEVLAGLVLNEPPPSDMPMPINLRLSARQPN; from the coding sequence ATGCCATCTCCTCACATAGAAAACGAAGAAGATGAAGAACCCGGCTTCTTCAAACGGAACTTCGTGCTCATCATCATCGGCGGTCTGGTGCTCTCAGTGGGCGGCTATTTCCTGGCCAATCGCACGCCTTCAAAGGCTGCGCCCAAGCGGAAGTTGGAGGTGATCTCCATCTCCCTGCCTCCGCCACCGCCTCCCCCTCCGCCCCCACCACCTCCAGAGAAGAAGGAAGAGCCCCCGCCTGAGGAGAAGGTGGAGGAAATGATCGCGCAGGAGGAAGTAAAGCCTGACGAACAAAAGCCCGACGACAAGCCTGCGGACAAGCCCGCCGATGAACCTTTGGGCACCGCCATCGGTGGTGGAGACGGCAGCGGCCTTGGTCTGGGCGGCGGAGGAGGTGGCGGCATGATCGGCGGCACTGGCGGCGGCGGCAAAGGCGGCTCCAAGTGGGGCTGGTACGCCGGGCAGGTGCAGAACCGCATCGCCGATGCGCTGCGCTCCCACCCGCTCACACGCAATGCCGGATTCTCCAATGTGGTCCGCATCTGGAGCGACTCCAGCGGCCGGATCACCCGTGTCAGGCTGCGCTCCAGCACTGGCAGCAAGTCAGTGGACGCTGCCATCGAAAACGAAGTGCTCGCCGGGCTTGTGCTCAATGAGCCGCCCCCCTCTGACATGCCCATGCCCATCAACCTGCGCCTGTCCGCGCGCCAGCCGAACTGA
- a CDS encoding ExbD/TolR family protein, whose amino-acid sequence MQADSKSYDDINVTPMVDLYLVLLLIFIIMTTAGVQGVKVNLPRGGPSTSKPIEGPKMQAVTVDNQGNIKLNATAVTLDELASKLEAIKAATPDSPIVVRGDSATQYQTIMDVLTAVGRAGFTNIGLATQAAKR is encoded by the coding sequence ATGCAGGCCGACAGCAAATCCTACGATGACATCAACGTCACGCCCATGGTGGACCTCTACCTGGTGCTGCTGCTGATCTTCATCATCATGACCACCGCCGGGGTGCAGGGCGTGAAGGTGAACCTGCCACGTGGCGGTCCGTCCACCTCCAAGCCCATTGAAGGGCCGAAGATGCAGGCTGTGACCGTGGACAACCAGGGGAACATCAAGCTCAACGCCACCGCTGTGACTCTGGACGAGCTGGCCAGCAAGCTGGAGGCCATCAAGGCCGCCACACCGGACTCCCCCATCGTGGTGCGCGGAGACAGCGCCACGCAGTACCAGACCATCATGGACGTGCTCACCGCCGTGGGCCGTGCCGGGTTTACCAACATCGGCCTGGCCACACAGGCTGCGAAACGCTGA
- a CDS encoding DUF2341 domain-containing protein, with product MNQRLLQSFVLFLLLTASALSAEKNWWGDGKWTLRKEITIDTSGKGVAIAEPIGTSAVLVRLHEGVFSFLSAREDGGDLRFVADDHKTVLKHHVEKWDALLNEAYVWVQVPDLKPAAASTIWLYYGNGEAPAPEAAKETYEANTTLVYHFTDSGKDSSPTGANAEGAPAPAAGSLIGAGLRVFGQAPIKVPAPPLPEFAPGAPLTVSVWVKPSALQPNAVIISRRDGANAFILGLNNGIPFVEVNKQRSSDGAPIAAGGWHHIAAVADAGTITVYLDGKSYGAVSAAIPSIKTPVEIDKDSTTTDLVGFTGEIDELQIAKTARPAGFIRFAAVNQGSTSDAAKLVTLGSEEASDHEEEGEIMKHLTLISDISKDLTFDGWVVIFLCTLLAVVGWGIAVGKVIYLNTIEKASAEFMKRWEKISSDLTAIDTEDAESVKNLGGSVSGKVQKLMYHSPLYQLYHLGAQEISNRMKSFRQITFDPAQKKTTQVLSLSGRSIQAIKATLHGGMVREVQKLNGKLVFLTIGIAGGPYLGLLGTVIGVMITFAVIAKSGEVEVNSIAPGIAGALLATVAGLAVAIPALFIYSYLSSRIKDVVSNMETFIDEFVTKMAEHYKE from the coding sequence ATGAACCAACGCCTTCTGCAATCCTTCGTCCTCTTTCTGCTGCTGACAGCCTCCGCGCTCTCGGCTGAAAAAAACTGGTGGGGAGACGGCAAGTGGACCCTCCGCAAGGAGATCACAATTGACACCAGCGGCAAGGGCGTCGCCATCGCCGAGCCCATCGGCACCAGCGCCGTGCTGGTGCGCCTGCACGAAGGCGTGTTTTCATTTCTCTCCGCCAGGGAGGACGGTGGAGACCTGCGCTTTGTGGCGGACGATCACAAGACGGTGCTCAAGCACCATGTGGAAAAGTGGGACGCACTGCTGAATGAAGCCTACGTCTGGGTGCAGGTGCCGGACCTCAAGCCCGCCGCTGCCAGCACCATCTGGCTCTACTACGGCAATGGTGAAGCTCCCGCACCTGAAGCTGCCAAGGAAACCTATGAGGCCAACACCACGCTGGTCTATCACTTCACAGATTCCGGCAAGGATTCCTCTCCCACCGGTGCCAATGCCGAAGGCGCACCTGCTCCGGCGGCGGGCTCCCTCATCGGCGCGGGGCTACGTGTGTTTGGCCAGGCCCCCATCAAGGTGCCCGCACCTCCGCTGCCTGAGTTTGCCCCCGGTGCTCCGCTCACCGTCTCTGTCTGGGTCAAGCCCAGCGCGCTGCAGCCCAATGCGGTCATCATCAGCCGCCGCGATGGCGCGAATGCCTTCATCCTCGGGCTGAACAATGGCATTCCCTTTGTGGAAGTGAACAAGCAGCGCAGCAGCGACGGCGCACCCATCGCCGCAGGTGGCTGGCACCACATCGCCGCAGTGGCAGATGCAGGCACCATCACCGTCTATCTCGATGGCAAATCCTACGGTGCCGTGAGTGCTGCCATTCCCTCCATCAAGACTCCGGTGGAGATCGACAAGGACAGCACCACCACGGATCTCGTGGGCTTCACGGGAGAAATTGACGAACTGCAGATCGCCAAGACCGCACGCCCGGCTGGATTCATCCGCTTTGCTGCGGTGAACCAGGGCAGCACCTCGGATGCGGCCAAGCTCGTCACGCTGGGCTCTGAGGAAGCCTCCGATCATGAAGAAGAGGGCGAGATCATGAAGCATCTCACCCTCATCTCGGACATTTCCAAAGACCTGACCTTTGACGGCTGGGTGGTGATCTTCCTCTGCACCCTGCTGGCCGTGGTGGGCTGGGGCATTGCAGTGGGAAAAGTGATCTATCTCAACACGATTGAGAAGGCCTCCGCCGAATTCATGAAACGCTGGGAAAAAATCTCCAGCGACCTGACCGCCATCGACACCGAAGACGCCGAGAGCGTGAAAAACCTGGGCGGCAGTGTCAGCGGCAAGGTGCAGAAGCTCATGTACCATTCCCCGCTGTATCAGCTCTACCACCTGGGCGCGCAGGAGATCAGCAACCGCATGAAGTCTTTCCGGCAGATCACATTTGATCCTGCACAAAAGAAAACGACCCAGGTGCTCAGCCTCTCCGGGCGCTCCATCCAGGCCATCAAGGCCACGCTGCACGGCGGCATGGTGCGCGAGGTGCAGAAGCTCAATGGCAAACTGGTCTTCCTCACCATCGGCATCGCCGGTGGCCCCTACCTCGGCCTGCTCGGCACCGTGATCGGTGTGATGATCACCTTCGCCGTGATCGCGAAAAGCGGTGAAGTGGAGGTGAACTCCATCGCTCCTGGTATCGCAGGCGCTCTTCTTGCCACGGTGGCCGGCCTGGCTGTCGCCATCCCGGCGCTGTTCATCTACAGCTACCTGAGCTCACGCATCAAGGACGTGGTCTCCAACATGGAGACCTTCATCGACGAGTTCGTCACCAAGATGGCCGAACACTACAAGGAGTAA
- a CDS encoding ShlB/FhaC/HecB family hemolysin secretion/activation protein: MPAWPRLSGVVLCMLAGITRLSGEQAAPQPRMYIQEYEVAGVKHLPRMEVEKAVYPYLGPGRTADDVEKARAALEKAYKDHGYQTVSVQIPRQNASSGVVLLQVVETVVGRLRVHGSRYFDPDQIKRKAPSLAEGTLPDFNKINHDILALNRQADLRVTPALRAGARPGTVDIDLDVKDKAPLHGSLEVNNRHNNNTTPWRINASLRYDNLWQLGHSLGLSYQIAPERPNDARVLSGFYLARIPEWENVSVLLQGSKQDSDVSTLGGAAVAGRGQVLGARLLFTLPQKQGFYQNLSFGMDYKRFEQDITVAGAKTSAPVTYFPFTLSHSATWAAARQTTEFNNSIVFALRGLGSDQASFSRRRYLADEGFFYYRSDLAHTQKLPGGFEAYGKVQGQAGSGPLINNEQLAGGGLATVRGYLESTVLGDSGAFGTLELRSPSLINSSKDSSAGGDSWRFHLFADGGRLIMRNALPGQQSTFDLFSVGGGSRFHLLGHLNGSADVGVPLVTQGVTRTGEVLVTIRFWADF; the protein is encoded by the coding sequence ATGCCCGCGTGGCCACGCCTTTCCGGTGTGGTTCTGTGCATGCTTGCAGGCATCACACGTCTGTCAGGGGAGCAGGCCGCCCCACAGCCGCGGATGTACATCCAGGAGTATGAGGTGGCAGGGGTGAAGCATCTGCCCCGCATGGAGGTGGAGAAGGCGGTGTACCCCTACCTCGGCCCAGGACGCACGGCAGACGACGTGGAAAAAGCGCGCGCTGCCCTGGAGAAAGCCTACAAGGACCACGGGTACCAGACGGTGTCTGTACAGATCCCGCGCCAGAATGCCAGCAGCGGAGTGGTGCTGCTGCAGGTGGTGGAGACGGTGGTGGGACGCCTGCGCGTGCATGGCTCCCGGTATTTCGACCCCGATCAGATCAAGCGCAAGGCGCCCTCTCTCGCTGAGGGAACCCTGCCTGACTTCAACAAGATCAACCATGACATCCTGGCGCTGAACCGGCAGGCAGACCTGCGCGTGACTCCTGCACTGCGCGCCGGAGCCCGCCCTGGCACGGTGGACATTGACCTGGATGTGAAGGACAAGGCGCCACTCCACGGCAGCCTGGAGGTAAACAACCGCCACAACAACAACACGACCCCGTGGCGCATCAATGCCTCCCTGCGCTATGACAATCTCTGGCAGCTGGGGCACTCGCTGGGCCTGAGCTACCAGATCGCGCCTGAGCGCCCCAATGACGCACGGGTGCTTTCCGGATTCTACCTGGCACGCATTCCTGAATGGGAAAACGTGAGCGTGCTGCTGCAGGGCTCCAAGCAGGACAGCGACGTGTCCACGCTGGGCGGTGCCGCTGTGGCGGGCCGTGGCCAGGTGCTGGGGGCCAGGCTGCTCTTCACCCTGCCGCAGAAGCAGGGCTTTTATCAAAACCTGAGCTTTGGCATGGACTACAAGAGGTTTGAGCAGGACATCACCGTGGCAGGGGCCAAGACCTCCGCACCGGTCACCTACTTCCCCTTTACCCTGAGCCATTCCGCGACTTGGGCAGCGGCCAGGCAAACCACGGAATTCAACAACAGCATCGTCTTCGCCCTTCGCGGACTCGGCAGCGATCAGGCCAGCTTCAGCCGCCGCCGCTACCTGGCGGATGAAGGCTTCTTCTACTATCGCAGCGATCTCGCGCATACACAAAAGCTGCCGGGCGGCTTTGAGGCTTATGGCAAAGTTCAGGGGCAGGCAGGCTCGGGCCCGTTGATCAACAATGAGCAGCTCGCGGGCGGCGGACTGGCCACGGTGCGCGGCTACCTCGAATCCACCGTGCTGGGAGACAGCGGCGCGTTTGGCACGCTGGAGCTGCGCTCTCCATCTCTGATCAACAGCAGCAAAGACAGCAGCGCCGGTGGCGACTCCTGGCGCTTTCACCTCTTCGCCGATGGCGGCCGTCTGATCATGCGGAACGCACTGCCGGGGCAGCAGTCCACCTTTGACCTCTTCAGCGTGGGAGGCGGCAGCCGCTTCCACCTGCTCGGCCATCTGAATGGCTCCGCCGATGTCGGCGTGCCCTTGGTCACCCAGGGGGTGACACGCACCGGCGAGGTGCTCGTGACGATCCGTTTCTGGGCGGATTTTTAA
- a CDS encoding YezD family protein has protein sequence MSHQPAESEVDSWIEIVRQKVSALRFGSVQIIVHEGRVTQVESTEKTRLAADSTPAQVKK, from the coding sequence ATGTCCCATCAGCCCGCAGAATCCGAAGTCGATTCCTGGATCGAGATCGTCAGACAAAAGGTGTCCGCACTGCGCTTCGGCTCGGTGCAGATCATCGTGCACGAGGGCCGCGTGACGCAGGTGGAGAGCACGGAGAAGACAAGGCTGGCCGCAGACAGCACCCCTGCGCAGGTCAAAAAATAA
- a CDS encoding ABC transporter substrate-binding protein produces MNRRDFLKLSTLSAAGITACGKQPVDPKAPLRFGHFPNITHVQGLVAHQLSRQGRGWFEPRLGVGVEWFVYNAGPSATEAIFAHSLDVTYIGPSPVLNAYAKSQGTELRILSGAATGGSALVVRPAAGINAPADFKGKRIATPQLGNTQDIQLRSWLSDHGIKVTQTGGEATVLPTQNPDQLALFVKGDIDAVWTVEPWVSRLELEAGGKIFEEDKGTFATLLASSAAFVTQRTDLAKKLVVAHSELTAWIKENHAEARELVKAELKELTTKAPSEALLDRSLPRVVLSTDVSRPALDVMVESAKKAGFLHDIPALDALLPKL; encoded by the coding sequence ATGAACAGACGCGACTTCCTCAAACTGAGCACTCTGTCCGCCGCCGGAATCACGGCCTGTGGCAAACAGCCCGTGGATCCCAAGGCACCGCTGCGCTTTGGCCATTTCCCCAACATCACCCATGTGCAGGGGCTCGTGGCCCACCAGCTCAGCCGGCAGGGCAGGGGATGGTTTGAGCCGCGCCTGGGCGTGGGAGTGGAGTGGTTTGTTTATAACGCCGGGCCTTCTGCCACGGAGGCCATCTTTGCGCACTCGCTGGATGTGACCTACATCGGCCCCAGCCCGGTGCTCAATGCGTATGCCAAATCCCAGGGCACCGAGCTGCGCATCCTCTCCGGCGCGGCCACCGGAGGCAGCGCGCTGGTGGTGCGCCCTGCCGCAGGCATCAATGCGCCTGCCGATTTCAAAGGAAAGCGCATCGCCACTCCGCAGCTGGGAAACACGCAGGACATCCAGCTGCGCTCCTGGCTCAGCGACCACGGCATCAAAGTGACGCAGACCGGCGGAGAAGCCACCGTGCTGCCCACGCAGAACCCCGATCAGCTGGCGCTGTTTGTCAAAGGTGACATCGATGCCGTGTGGACTGTCGAGCCCTGGGTCTCCCGCCTCGAACTTGAGGCCGGTGGCAAAATCTTTGAAGAAGACAAAGGCACCTTTGCCACGCTGCTGGCCTCCAGCGCGGCCTTCGTCACCCAGCGCACCGATCTCGCCAAAAAGCTGGTCGTCGCCCACAGCGAGCTGACCGCCTGGATCAAAGAAAACCACGCTGAAGCGCGCGAGCTGGTCAAGGCGGAGCTCAAGGAGCTCACCACCAAGGCTCCTAGCGAAGCCCTGCTGGACCGCTCACTGCCACGTGTGGTGCTCAGCACCGACGTCTCGCGCCCTGCGCTGGATGTGATGGTGGAGTCTGCCAAGAAGGCCGGCTTCCTCCACGACATCCCTGCTCTAGACGCCCTGCTCCCCAAGCTTTGA
- a CDS encoding ABC transporter ATP-binding protein produces the protein MTLADELSNPPPAKLLVQNVSKTYQGARQTVTALQDINLQVAEGEFVCLLGTSGCGKSTLLNLIAGLEQPTSGSIYADGQPVTGPGRQRMVMFQEHALFPWLDVMGNVLFGLKLKPGLTDSDREELAMYYLKLVGLEKFVHANIHELSGGMKQRVALARALAPNPRVLLMDEPFAALDAMTREQLYADLQDIQQKRCKTVVFVTHNVREAVCLGDRVLLFSPRPGRVHSQYVVKLPRQRDINDVAVAQIASAITVELKKHSTPLNS, from the coding sequence ATGACATTAGCTGACGAATTAAGCAATCCGCCTCCCGCCAAGCTCCTGGTGCAAAACGTCTCCAAGACCTATCAGGGAGCGCGGCAGACGGTCACGGCGCTGCAGGACATCAATCTCCAGGTGGCCGAGGGGGAGTTTGTCTGCCTGCTGGGCACCAGCGGCTGCGGCAAGAGCACGCTGCTCAACCTCATCGCGGGGCTGGAGCAGCCCACCAGCGGCAGCATCTATGCCGACGGCCAGCCTGTCACCGGCCCCGGCCGTCAGCGCATGGTCATGTTTCAGGAGCATGCCCTCTTCCCCTGGCTGGATGTCATGGGTAATGTGCTCTTTGGCCTCAAGCTCAAACCCGGGCTCACAGACTCCGACCGCGAGGAGCTGGCCATGTACTATCTCAAGCTCGTGGGGCTGGAAAAATTTGTGCATGCCAACATCCACGAACTCTCCGGCGGCATGAAGCAGCGCGTGGCGCTGGCGCGGGCGCTGGCTCCCAACCCACGCGTGCTGCTCATGGACGAGCCCTTTGCGGCACTCGATGCCATGACACGCGAGCAGCTCTACGCCGACCTGCAGGACATCCAGCAGAAGCGCTGCAAGACCGTCGTCTTCGTCACCCACAATGTGCGCGAGGCCGTGTGCCTGGGAGACCGCGTGCTGCTCTTCTCCCCGCGCCCAGGCCGCGTGCACTCGCAGTATGTGGTCAAGCTGCCGCGCCAGAGAGACATCAATGACGTCGCCGTGGCGCAGATCGCCAGCGCCATCACGGTGGAGCTCAAGAAGCACTCAACCCCTTTGAACTCATGA